In the genome of Ignavibacteriales bacterium, one region contains:
- a CDS encoding calcium/sodium antiporter encodes MPLSDIILFFIAGVVLLFVGAEGLIRGSSNLAIKIGIKPLVVGLTVVAFGTSTPELVVSLKAALIGNGSISLGNVVGSNIANIALILGVAALIKPLDVHTSVILREIPVMIGISLVLMLLLLDGELGFTDGLIFVIGLLVYVFVNVIMALKEKNAEVNSEFNEGLKSKLGISVSILFMIGGLGLLIVGADLFVRSAVAIAKKFDVSDAVIGLTIVAVGTSLPELITSIVASYKKEADIAIGNVVGSNVFNILGILGITALIVPISSAGISYLDLGMMLFTAILLLPLSKSGFSITRLEGGFLLAGYLFYIYYLLP; translated from the coding sequence ATGCCATTAAGTGACATAATACTCTTTTTCATAGCTGGTGTAGTGCTGCTGTTTGTTGGTGCTGAGGGATTGATCCGCGGTAGTTCAAATCTTGCAATTAAAATCGGAATTAAACCATTAGTTGTTGGTCTGACTGTGGTTGCCTTTGGAACCAGTACGCCTGAATTAGTAGTTAGCTTAAAAGCAGCTTTGATTGGTAACGGCTCAATTTCACTTGGAAATGTTGTCGGTTCAAACATAGCTAATATTGCTTTAATACTCGGAGTGGCTGCACTCATTAAACCTTTGGATGTTCATACAAGTGTTATCCTAAGAGAAATTCCAGTTATGATTGGAATAAGTTTAGTGCTGATGCTGCTTTTACTTGATGGTGAATTAGGTTTTACAGATGGGTTAATTTTTGTGATTGGATTATTGGTTTATGTTTTTGTTAATGTGATAATGGCTCTCAAAGAAAAAAATGCGGAAGTAAATTCTGAATTCAATGAAGGTTTAAAAAGCAAACTAGGAATTTCTGTCTCAATACTTTTTATGATAGGCGGGTTGGGCTTATTAATAGTTGGCGCAGATTTATTTGTTCGGAGCGCGGTTGCAATCGCAAAGAAATTTGACGTAAGTGACGCTGTAATAGGATTGACAATAGTTGCAGTCGGCACCAGCCTGCCTGAATTAATTACTTCGATTGTAGCATCATATAAAAAGGAAGCAGATATAGCAATCGGGAATGTTGTTGGCTCTAATGTTTTTAATATTCTGGGAATACTGGGCATCACTGCACTAATAGTTCCAATAAGTTCAGCTGGAATCAGTTATCTGGATTTAGGAATGATGTTATTTACTGCAATTCTTTTACTTCCGCTGAGTAAAAGTGGATTTTCCATCACGCGTCTTGAAGGTGGTTTCTTATTAGCGGGTTATTTGTTTTATATTTATTATTTGCTTCCTTAA